From the genome of Papaver somniferum cultivar HN1 chromosome 2, ASM357369v1, whole genome shotgun sequence, one region includes:
- the LOC113349865 gene encoding succinate--CoA ligase [ADP-forming] subunit beta, mitochondrial-like, producing MVRGLLSKLVCRSLSVGGKSQQQQIRRLNIHEYQGAELMSKHGINVPKGVAVSSVEEVRKAISDVFPKENELVVKSQILAGGRGLGTFKSGLKGGVHIVKTNEAEDIAGKMLGQVLVTKQTGAQGKTVSKVYLCEKMSLVNEMYFAITLDRTTAGPLIIACSKGGTSIEDLAEKFPDMIIKVPIDVFKGITDEDAAKVVDGLAPKVADKAASMEQVKKLYELFCKSDCTMLEINPIAETSDNKLVAADAKLNFDDNAAFRQKEIFALRDTTQEDPREVAADKADLNYIGLDGEIGCMVNGAGLAMSTMDIIKLHGGTPANFLDVGGSASEHQVVEAFKILTSDDKVKAILVNIFGGIMKCDVIASGIVNAAKEVSLKVPVIVRLEGTNVDQGKRILKESGMTLITAEDLDDAAEKAVKAAAS from the exons ATGGTGAGAGGATTACTTAGTAAACTCGTTTGTCGATCTCTTTCAGTTGGGGGTAAATCTCAACAACAACAGATTCGTCGTCTCAATATCCATGAATATCAG GGAGCAGAGTTGATGAGTAAACATGGAATTAATGTACCAAAGGGAGTCGCTGTTTCATCTGTCGAAGAAGTTCGTAAAGCCATCAGTGATGTTTTCCCCAAGGAAAACGAG TTGGTTGTTAAAAGTCAAATTCTAGCTGGTGGTCGAGGTTTGGGAACATTTAAGAGTGGTCTTAAAGGTGGAGTTCACATTGTGAAGACAAATGAGGCTGAGGATATAGCTG GGAAGATGCTTGGACAAGTTCTCGTCACTAAGCAAACTGGTGCACAAGGAAAAACCGTGAGCAAG GTTTATTTGTGTGAAAAGATGTCTCTAGTCAACGAGATGTACTTCGCCATCACTCTTGACAGGACAACTGCTGGTCCA CTTATTATTGCCTGTAGCAAGGGAGGGACCAGCATTGAAGACCTTGCTGAGAAATTCCCTGATATGATAATCAAG GTGCCCATTGATGTCTTCAAAGGAATAACTGATGAAGATGCTGCTAAAGTTGTTGATGGCTTGGCCCCCAAGGTTGCAGATAAGGCGGCTTCAATGGAACAAGTGAAGAAGCTCTACGAGCTTTTTTGCAAAAGTGACTGCACCATGCTGGAG ATCAACCCCATTGCTGAGACTTCTGATAACAAATTGGTAGCAGCTGATGCTAAGTTGAACTTCGATGATAATGCTGCTTTCCGCCAGAAAGAGATCTTTGCTCTTCGTGATACAACCCAAGAGGACCCTCGAGAG GTGGCTGCTGACAAAGCCGATTTGAACTACATTGGCTTAGATGGGGAAATTGGGTGCATGGTTAATGGTGCTGGATTGGCAATGTCTACCATGGACATAATTAAGTTGCATGGTGGAACTCCTGCCAATTTCTTAGATGTCGGTGGCAGTGCCTCAGAACATCAG GTTGTGGAAGCATTTAAAATATTGACATCCGACGACAAGGTGAAAGCAATCTTGGTCAACATTTTtggaggaatcatgaagtgtgatgTTATAGCAAGTGGTATTGTCAATGCTGCCAAAGAG GTTTCATTGAAAGTTCCAGTTATTGTTCGTCTTGAAGGAACTAACGTCGATCAAGGGAAGAGAATTTTGAAg GAGAGTGGGATGACTCTTATTACCGCAGAAGATCTGGATGATGCAGCTGAGAAAGCAGTTAAAGCAGCAGCCAGTTAA